ACTGGCTGCTCAGCGACGCGGCTGACGAACAATCCCTACGTTTATTGGCACCGGGGCTGACACCGGAAATGGCCGCCGCCGTATCCAAAATCATGCGCGTGCAGGACCTGGTGCTGGTGGCGCAGAAGATCCGCGTGGTCACCCAATTTCGCGGCACCCTGGGTTTGCGCGGGCGTCTGTCCACGCGCTTGCAGCCCAACCACCCCACCGACGAACCGGCGGGCATCGCCGCCAGCATTCTCGACGGCCTGCTCTACGGCAACGGCGACGCCATGATCGGCATCAACCCGGCCACCGACAGCATTGCCTCGATCTGCGCCATGCTCGAGATGCTCGACGCAATCATCCAGCGCTACGAAATCCCCACCCAGGCCTGCGTGCTGACCCACGTCACCACCTCCATCGAGGCGATCAATCGCGGCGTGCCGCTGGACCTGGTGTTCCAGTCGATTGCCGGCACCGAAGCGGCCAACGCCAGCTTCGGTATCAGCCTGAGCCTGCTGCAGGAAGGTTACGACGCGGGCCTGAGCCTCAATCGCGGCACCCTGGGCCAGAACCTGATGTATTTCGAAACCGGCCAGGGCAGCGCCTTGTCGGCCAACGCACACTTTGGCGTCGACCAGCAAACCTGTGAAACCCGCGCCTATGCGGTGGCCCGGCACTTCAAACCGTTTCTGGTCAACACCGTGGTCGGCTTTATCGGCCCCGAGTACCTGTACAACGGCAAACAGATCATCCGCGCCGGTCTCGAAGACCACTTTTGCGGCAAGTTGCTCGGCGTGCCGATGGGGTGCGACATCTGCTACACCAACCACGCCGAAGCCGACCAGGACGACATGGACACCCTGCTGACCCTGCTCGGCGTGGCCGGGATCAACTTCATCATGGGCATCCCCGGCTCTGACGACATCATGCTCAATTACCAGACCACCTCGTTCCACGACGCCTTGTACGCCCGGCAAACATTGGGTTTAAAACCGGCGCCGGAGTTTGAACAGTGGCTGGCGAAAATGGGCATCTTCACGCAAGCCGATGGCAAAGTGCACTTCGGCAACAGCCTGCCACCGGCGTTTCGCCACGCGCTGGCGCAATTGGGATGAAGGAGCCGACCGTGCAACCAGAATTGCCTGACAACCCGTGGCTGCAACTGCGCCGCCTGACCCCGGCGCGCATCGCCCTGGGCCGCACCGGCACCAGCATTCCCACCAATGCCCAACTGGACTTCCAGTTCGCCCACGCCCAGGCGCGGGACGCGGTGCACCTGCCTTTCGATCATGAAGGGCTGAGCCGCCAATGTGCCGAACGCGGCCGCGACAGCCTGTTGCTGCACAGCGCCGCCACCGACCGGCATACATACCTGCAACGCCCGGATCTTGGGCGACGGCTGAGTGATGAATCGGCCCAGACCCTGCGCGACTATGCGGCGGCGCATCCGGATGGGGTGGACCTGGCAATCGTGGTGGCCGATGGCCTGTCTGCGCTGGCCGTGCATAAACATACGGCGCCTTTTCTTGAGCGCCTGGAGGAACAGACCCACGCCGAAGGCTGGTCCCTGTCACCGGTGATCCTGGTGGAACAGGGCCGCGTGGCAGTGGCCGACGAGATCGGGCAGTTACTGGGCGCGAAAATGGTGGTGATCCTGATCGGCGAACGGCCGGGGCTCAGTTCGCCGGACAGCCTGGGGCTGTATTTCACCTACAACCCCAAGGTCGGCCTCACCGACGCCTACCGCAACTGCATCTCCAATGTGCGCCTGGAAGGCCTGAGTTACGGCATGGCGGCCCATCGCCTGCTGTACCTGATGCGCGAGGCCTGTCGCCGTCAACTGTCGGGGGTCAATCTCAAGGATGAGGCGCAACTGCAGACCCTTGAATCGGATGACCCGAACCTGATGAAAGGCAATTTCCTGCTCAGCCCACCCGCAGACTGATCGCTGCACGATTGCGCTTTTTCGTGGCTTTAGGCAGCATCCAGCGAAGGCCGCGCGCGTGGTCGTACCCATTTGGAAGTTGAGGCCTGGCATGCGGATTACTCAAGCGACCCTGGAACACCTGGACCTGCTCACCCCGCTGTTCGTCAAATACCGCGAATTCTATGGGGCCTTGCCGTTTCCGGACTCGTCCCGGGCCTTCCTGGAAAAGCGCCTGCGCCGCAAGGAATCGGTGATCTACCTGGCGCTGGCCGATGATGATGACAAGCGCCTGCTGGGGTTCTGCCAGCTGTATCCAAGTTTCTCTTCGCTGTCGCTCAAACGGGTGTGGATCCTCAATGACATCTATGTGGCCGAGGACGCGCGCCGGCAGCTGGTCGCCGACAACCTGATGCGCACCGCGAAGAAAATGGCCAAGGAAACCCACGCGGTGCGGCTGCGGGTATCGACCAGCAGCGATAACGACGTGGCGCAGAAGACCTATGAGTCCATCGGTTTTCGCGAAGACACCGAATTCAAGAACTACGTGCTGCCGATCAGCGAGGACTGACCTCCAACCACCGCAAATCCCCTGTGGGAGGGGGCTTGCCCCCGATAGCGGAGTGTCAGTCAACAAATCTATCCCTGACCCACCGCCATCGGGATCAAGCCCCCTCCCACACTTTTAAACCGGACTCCACCGCTTCACACTTTCACGACACTCCCCGCTACAAAAGCCACACGCTTTTCACCATTCAATCCGTATAATGCGCACCTCTCAGGGTTGTAAGAATCTCGACATACACGTGTAGCCTTATTACCCGCCGTTCCCGCACTGGCCCGCTGAGCCGGGCCATTCACACAGGTGCCATCCATGGATTTCAACCCGCTTGACCTTATCCTGCATCTCGACGTTTACCTCGACATGCTGGTAACCAACTACGGTCCGTGGATCTACGCCATTCTGTTCCTGGTGATTTTCTGCGAGACCGGCCTGGTGGTCATGCCGTTCCTGCCGGGCGATTCGTTGCTCTTCATCGCCGGCGCCGTTGCAGCGGGCGGCGGCATGGACCCGGTGTTGCTGGCCGGCCTGCTGATGCTGGCGGCCATCCTCGGCGACAGCACCAACTACGTGATAGGACGAACGGTGGGCGAGCGCTTGTTCAGCAACCCGAACTCGAAAATCTTCCGACGCGACTACCTGCAAAAAACCCACGACTTCTACGACAAGCACGGCGGCAAAACCGTGACCCTGGCGCGCTTCCTGCCGATCCTGCGCACCTTCGCGCCGTTCGTCGCCGGCATCGCGAAAATGCCCTACCCGCGCTTCTTCGGTTTCAGCGTGCTGGGCACCATCCTCTGGGTCGGCGGTCTGGTGACCCTGGGCTACTTCTTCGGCAACGTGCCGTTCATCAAGAAGAACCTGTCGTTGCTCGTCGTGTTCATCATCCTGCTGTCCCTGGTGCCGATGATCATCGGCGTGGTGCGCAGCCGCTTTGGCCGCACCTCCTCCGAAGCCAAACCGCACTGATCGCCATGTGGTCCCTCAGCGCCTGGCGTCGCCGGCGCTTGCTGGCCAGGCACCCGATTGCCGATGACCTCTGGCAGCGGGTGCGCTACCACCTGACCTTCCTCGACGGCATCACACCCGAACAAGACCAGTGGCTGCGCGAAGCCTGTGTGCTGTTCCTCGCCGACAAACACCTCACCGCCCTGCCCGGCGTCGAACTGCACCAGGAACAACGCCTGCTGCTCGCCGCCCAGGCGCAACTGCCGCTGATGAACCTGGGCGACCTCGACTGGTATCAGGGTTTCCATGAAATCGTGCTGTACCCCGACGACTTCCTCAGCCCGCAACGCCATCGCGATGCCAGCGGCGTGGAGCACGAGTGGGACGGCGAACACAGCGGCGAAGCCTGGCAACAAGGCCCGGTGATCCTCGCCTGGCCCGGCGTGCTGGCCAGCGGCCAATGGGAAGGCTACAACCTGGTCATCCACGAGCTGGCGCACAAACTCGACATGCTCAACGGCGACGCCAACGGCCTGCCACCGCTGCACAACGACATGCGCGTGCAGGACTGGGCCAGCGTGATGCAAAGCGCCTTTGACGACCTCAATCGTCAACTGGACGCCAATCCGGACGCTGAAACCGAGATCGACCCCTACGCCGCGGAAAACCCGGCGGAATTCTTTGCCGTCACCAGCGAATATTTCTTCAGTGCCCCGGACTTGCTGGTCAACAGTTATCCACAGGTGTACGCCCAACTCAGCCGCTTTTACCGCCAGGATCCCCTGGCCCGCCTGACACAACTGCAAGCCCACGACCCGCGCTACCAGCCGCAGGGCGAATGACCGTACGACGCTTGGCGCATGGCATCGGCGTCAGAATATGCCTATAATCGCCGCCACTTTTAGGCCAATCCGGCCATGTCATATGGCCAACTAACGGGGGCAACGCCCAATGAGCTACAGCAAGATTCCGGCTGGCAAAGACCTGCCGAACGACATCTACGTCGCCATCGAAATTCCGGCCAACCACGCGCCGATCAAATACGAAATCGACAAAGACAGCGACTGCCTGTTCGTTGACCGTTTCATGGCCACCCCGATGTTCTACCCGGCCAACTACGGTTTTATCCCCAACACCCTGGCTGACGACGGCGACCCCCTCGACGTGCTGGTCGTGACCCCTTACCCGGTCACCCCAGGCTCGGTCATCCGCGCCCGTCCGGTCGGCATCCTGAACATGACCGACGACGGCGGCGGCGATGCCAAAGTCATCGCTGTGCCACACGACAAGCTGTCCCAGCTGTACGTCGACGTGAAGGAATACACCGACCTGCCGCCCCTGCTGCTGGAACAGATCAAGCACTTCTTCGAGAACTACAAAGACCTCGAAAAAGGCAAATGGGTGAAGATCGACGGCTGGGGCAACGCAGAAGCCGCCCGCGCCGAGATCATGAAGTCGGTTGCCGCCTACAAAGGCTGATACCCGCGCCTCATTGCCACGACAAGCAAAAAGCCCCGATTATTCGGGGCTTTTTTGTGGGGAAATTAAACATCAAGTTCAGCGTTTAAGTTCAGGCGTTCAACTAACCAGTACTCCTGAAGAATCAGGCTACAACTAAGCAAAAACCTACACGCGCAAATCAACGCATGGTTTATTTGAATGGTTTTCCCGGCCAGTAAACTCTGTGTTCATGAATACATCAGGTGATCGTTTAAAAGCGCTACTCCGGGAAGTTCATCTTTCCGCCTCCGACTTCGCCAAGAACCGTGGCGTCACGCCTCAGCACGTGAACAACTGGTTCAAACGCGGCGTCCCCATGGGCCGACTCAACGAGATCGCAGAACTGCTGTGCGTCTCAAGTCGCTGGCTGAGCGACGGCAAAGGCCCCAAACACCCGCCCGCCAACTACCTGTTGGAAGCCCCCACTGCAAGGATTGCACCCGCCCGCGAAGACATCGGCAAATACCTCACAGGCCCCGCCTGCAGCCCGGAAACTAACGACGTGGAGATCCCCCTCCACCCCACATTCACCTCAACCGAACGCATCCGCGTCACCCAACACACCCTCCAGACCCTCAACGTAAAACCCGACCGCGCCGTGGGCGCCTACATGGTCGACAACAGCATGATCGACATCATCCAGCAAGGCGCCACCCTCGCCATCGACCGAGGCCGCACCCAAATCATCGATGGCGAAATCTACGCCGTCGAACACGACGGCATGCTGCGCATCAAATACCTCTACAACCGCCCGGGCGGTGGCCTGCGCATGCGCAGCCACAACGCCAGCGAACACCCGGACGAATACCTCACCTACGATGAACGCTTCGAACAGAACTTCCAGATCGTCGGCTGGGTATTCTGGTGGTCCACCCTCAACAACCGCCGCCCACCCGTCCCACTGGATGACCACCTGCTGGGCTGGGAAGGCGCTGAATCGGAACCGGAGGTGGGCAACTGAAGTGAATGTGGGTATCATGCGCCGCACATTTGGCAGGGGGATGGCTCAGCGATTTGCCCTGCCAGGCGATGCGGAGGAGTTCCCGCGGATGCCCTACCATTCAGCCCGACGCAATGTGGGCTGAGCGATTTGAAGGCTGGTGAGGTTTGTCAAAAACAAGCTGAGGCAGTCACAGAGAAGCCGGCCATAAGCCGGCTTTTTAATGCCCGCCAATCTCGGATCAATTGTCCAACAGCGGTTGGACAATTGAAGGGTCAAAAAAGGCAGTTTAGCGACTTACCGGCCCAGCGCGTCATGAGCCTGCAAACACCCCACAGCCCGATCGGCCACCATCCTGGCCATCTCCACCAAATGCATCACCGCCCTCTGCGGCGCGGCTACTGGCTCGCCGAGCACCTGCGACGTGGCTACCGCACAATGCAGCAGCTCAGCCACCTGCACCCAGGCATCTTCAAAACTCAGTTCTTCATTGACGGTAAACGGGCTGGCCACAGCTGATGACGGCGAATCCGAACAAACGTTATCCATAGCAAAACTCCTAGCAGTAAGTGAATACCACCGTCCTTTCGCGACTAAACGAGTATAGGTGGCGGCTGTACGCAGGTTAGTCGACCGGCCGCTAGGCACCGGCGCACCCGAAGGTGCCCTGCGCACAGCCACCATAAAGTGCAGGTGAGAAGACACCTGTCTTTGAGATGGCGCGTGCGCCTAGCGAAGTCCGGGCGACTAAACCCGATCACTGAATGTGCAGTGACAATCCGCAGCCTAGTCACCCATTCCCGCTGGCGCAATGCGGTTGGGATTCTCCCGGAAACGTCCTGCAAATGAAAGGGATAGGACCTGCTGGCACAACGAATCCGAGAACGTTAGAGAACCGATGATTCATATAATTTTCAGCAATCCTGCGTAAAAAGCACGGCCATTGCGAGCCAAACTGATATCACAATAGAATCACCTATCTCATCCTGCCAATGGATGAGCGAGCAGGATGGAGCAACTTCAGCTCATACGCAGGTCAAGGAGACCGATATGCCGGATATCAAGGAACAAAAACTTCTCTATCACCTCACTTCGCTAGAAAACCTGAGCGGTATTTTTCAGCACGGGCTAAAACCGCGAGTTCAGCTCAGGGCATTCGAAGACGTGGCTGATGCCGACATTCTGAAAAAACGACAAGGTCTCGCACTAGATCAGTACGTACCTTTCCACTGGTTTGCCGCAAATCCATTCGATGGAAGCGTTCAACGCAGAAGGCCGGACACCCAATTTGTTGTGATTACGGTGCATCGAAACGTGGCAATTAGAAAGCAATGGAAGGTCATTCCCCGCCATCCATTGGCTAACGATGCCATTCAGTTGCTCGATTATGCCGATGGCTTCGAGAGCATCAATTGGGAGGTTATGAATGCCAGGGACTACAATGATCCCCAATGCAAGAGCATCTGTATGGCTGAGTGCCTTTCGCCCGATGTAGTTTCCCCTAACGATTTCTTCAAGGTTTTTGTTTCTAATGCCGAAGTAGAAGCCCTCTGTGAGTCTAAAATGCGCGAGGCCGGTGTTAATGTACAAATCGGAGTGAATCGGGGAATGTTTCTTAGATGATTTATAACAACCTGAATCCTGAAAAAGCGCTGATCTGGCGAATCGTGCATCGCGACAATCTGCCTTGGATTCTGGACAACGGCCTGCACTGCGCCAGCTCAGAGGTGCAGGCCGCGCAATATGTGGACATAGGCAATGTTGATTTAATCGACAAACGACGCACGCGCTGTGTCCCCATTGCTCCTTCAGGCTTTTTGTCAGACTACGTTCCCTTCTATTTCACACCCTTCTCTGTGATGATGAAAAATATTCACTCTGGCTGGAGCGTTCAACGACGCAACAATGACGAGATCGTGATTCTGGTCTCCAGCCTCCACCGCGTCGCCGAGCTTGGCCTACCGTTCGTCTTCACAAACGCACATGCGTACCCGGATTGGACAGACTATTACAGCGACCTGGCGAATCTCCACGAGATCGATTGGTCTATCCTTCAACGGCGTGACTTCAAACG
This genomic stretch from Pseudomonas orientalis harbors:
- the darT gene encoding type II toxin-antitoxin system toxin DNA ADP-ribosyl transferase DarT yields the protein MIYNNLNPEKALIWRIVHRDNLPWILDNGLHCASSEVQAAQYVDIGNVDLIDKRRTRCVPIAPSGFLSDYVPFYFTPFSVMMKNIHSGWSVQRRNNDEIVILVSSLHRVAELGLPFVFTNAHAYPDWTDYYSDLANLHEIDWSILQRRDFKRDPDDPRKMERYQAEALIHHHLPITGLLGIMCYTDAMKERIEQDVAARGLTLPVHARPGWYFP
- a CDS encoding DedA family protein, encoding MDFNPLDLILHLDVYLDMLVTNYGPWIYAILFLVIFCETGLVVMPFLPGDSLLFIAGAVAAGGGMDPVLLAGLLMLAAILGDSTNYVIGRTVGERLFSNPNSKIFRRDYLQKTHDFYDKHGGKTVTLARFLPILRTFAPFVAGIAKMPYPRFFGFSVLGTILWVGGLVTLGYFFGNVPFIKKNLSLLVVFIILLSLVPMIIGVVRSRFGRTSSEAKPH
- the ppa gene encoding inorganic diphosphatase — encoded protein: MSYSKIPAGKDLPNDIYVAIEIPANHAPIKYEIDKDSDCLFVDRFMATPMFYPANYGFIPNTLADDGDPLDVLVVTPYPVTPGSVIRARPVGILNMTDDGGGDAKVIAVPHDKLSQLYVDVKEYTDLPPLLLEQIKHFFENYKDLEKGKWVKIDGWGNAEAARAEIMKSVAAYKG
- a CDS encoding LexA family transcriptional regulator, with product MNTSGDRLKALLREVHLSASDFAKNRGVTPQHVNNWFKRGVPMGRLNEIAELLCVSSRWLSDGKGPKHPPANYLLEAPTARIAPAREDIGKYLTGPACSPETNDVEIPLHPTFTSTERIRVTQHTLQTLNVKPDRAVGAYMVDNSMIDIIQQGATLAIDRGRTQIIDGEIYAVEHDGMLRIKYLYNRPGGGLRMRSHNASEHPDEYLTYDERFEQNFQIVGWVFWWSTLNNRRPPVPLDDHLLGWEGAESEPEVGN
- the eutC gene encoding ethanolamine ammonia-lyase subunit EutC, producing MKEPTVQPELPDNPWLQLRRLTPARIALGRTGTSIPTNAQLDFQFAHAQARDAVHLPFDHEGLSRQCAERGRDSLLLHSAATDRHTYLQRPDLGRRLSDESAQTLRDYAAAHPDGVDLAIVVADGLSALAVHKHTAPFLERLEEQTHAEGWSLSPVILVEQGRVAVADEIGQLLGAKMVVILIGERPGLSSPDSLGLYFTYNPKVGLTDAYRNCISNVRLEGLSYGMAAHRLLYLMREACRRQLSGVNLKDEAQLQTLESDDPNLMKGNFLLSPPAD
- a CDS encoding GNAT family N-acetyltransferase, coding for MRITQATLEHLDLLTPLFVKYREFYGALPFPDSSRAFLEKRLRRKESVIYLALADDDDKRLLGFCQLYPSFSSLSLKRVWILNDIYVAEDARRQLVADNLMRTAKKMAKETHAVRLRVSTSSDNDVAQKTYESIGFREDTEFKNYVLPISED
- a CDS encoding ethanolamine ammonia-lyase subunit EutB — encoded protein: MASFSHAVGAHTYRFDSLKDLMAKASPARSGDFLAGVAAQNDGERVAAQMALADTPLKHFLEEVLIPYETDEVTRLIIDTHDKQAFAPVSHLTVGGLRDWLLSDAADEQSLRLLAPGLTPEMAAAVSKIMRVQDLVLVAQKIRVVTQFRGTLGLRGRLSTRLQPNHPTDEPAGIAASILDGLLYGNGDAMIGINPATDSIASICAMLEMLDAIIQRYEIPTQACVLTHVTTSIEAINRGVPLDLVFQSIAGTEAANASFGISLSLLQEGYDAGLSLNRGTLGQNLMYFETGQGSALSANAHFGVDQQTCETRAYAVARHFKPFLVNTVVGFIGPEYLYNGKQIIRAGLEDHFCGKLLGVPMGCDICYTNHAEADQDDMDTLLTLLGVAGINFIMGIPGSDDIMLNYQTTSFHDALYARQTLGLKPAPEFEQWLAKMGIFTQADGKVHFGNSLPPAFRHALAQLG
- a CDS encoding zinc-dependent peptidase; the protein is MWSLSAWRRRRLLARHPIADDLWQRVRYHLTFLDGITPEQDQWLREACVLFLADKHLTALPGVELHQEQRLLLAAQAQLPLMNLGDLDWYQGFHEIVLYPDDFLSPQRHRDASGVEHEWDGEHSGEAWQQGPVILAWPGVLASGQWEGYNLVIHELAHKLDMLNGDANGLPPLHNDMRVQDWASVMQSAFDDLNRQLDANPDAETEIDPYAAENPAEFFAVTSEYFFSAPDLLVNSYPQVYAQLSRFYRQDPLARLTQLQAHDPRYQPQGE
- a CDS encoding DarT ssDNA thymidine ADP-ribosyltransferase family protein, with translation MPDIKEQKLLYHLTSLENLSGIFQHGLKPRVQLRAFEDVADADILKKRQGLALDQYVPFHWFAANPFDGSVQRRRPDTQFVVITVHRNVAIRKQWKVIPRHPLANDAIQLLDYADGFESINWEVMNARDYNDPQCKSICMAECLSPDVVSPNDFFKVFVSNAEVEALCESKMREAGVNVQIGVNRGMFLR